Proteins from a single region of Microbacterium sp. zg-Y818:
- a CDS encoding sugar ABC transporter permease: MSTTTAQAVPATPATDQRRAGQRRRWFLEVGWKYLVAIAIIFYATFPLVYVLSASLNPRGTLSSANALFSAFDLSNYMALADTKYWAWAGNTLIVAGISSIGAVLMGAAAAYAFSRFRFSGRRAGLTTLLIVQMFPQALAFVAIFLMLLTLGEVIPALGLNSKIALICVYLGGALGANTFLMYGFFNTIPMEIDESAKIDGATHAQIFWQLIIPLVTPILAVVALLAFISAFADFIIAKIVLVSEDQWTLAVGMYQWVSNQLSSNWGLFAAGAVLASIPVLVLFLSLQRYIVGGLTAGSVKG, encoded by the coding sequence ATGTCCACCACGACTGCGCAGGCCGTTCCGGCGACTCCCGCCACCGATCAGCGGCGCGCCGGCCAGCGCCGGCGCTGGTTCCTCGAGGTCGGCTGGAAGTACCTCGTCGCGATCGCGATCATCTTCTACGCCACGTTCCCGCTGGTGTACGTGCTGTCGGCTTCGCTCAACCCGCGGGGCACGCTCTCTTCGGCGAACGCGCTCTTCAGCGCATTCGACCTGTCCAACTACATGGCGCTGGCCGACACCAAGTACTGGGCCTGGGCCGGCAACACGCTCATCGTCGCGGGCATCTCGTCGATCGGCGCGGTGCTCATGGGCGCCGCCGCTGCGTACGCCTTCTCGCGATTCCGCTTCAGCGGCCGCCGCGCCGGCCTGACGACGCTGCTCATCGTGCAGATGTTCCCGCAGGCGCTGGCCTTCGTGGCGATCTTCCTCATGCTGCTGACGCTGGGCGAGGTCATCCCCGCCCTGGGGCTGAACTCCAAGATCGCGCTCATCTGCGTGTACCTCGGCGGCGCGCTGGGTGCGAACACGTTCCTCATGTACGGGTTCTTCAACACGATCCCCATGGAGATCGACGAGTCCGCCAAGATCGACGGCGCCACGCACGCGCAGATCTTCTGGCAGCTGATCATCCCGCTGGTGACGCCGATCCTCGCCGTCGTCGCGCTGCTGGCGTTCATCTCGGCTTTCGCGGACTTCATCATCGCCAAGATCGTGCTCGTCTCCGAGGATCAATGGACCCTCGCGGTCGGCATGTACCAGTGGGTGTCCAACCAGCTCTCGTCGAACTGGGGGCTCTTCGCCGCCGGAGCGGTGCTGGCCTCGATCCCCGTGCTCGTGCTGTTCCTGTCGCTGCAGCGCTACATCGTCGGCGGCCTCACCGCCGGCTCCGTCAAGGGCTGA
- a CDS encoding FHA domain-containing protein, with protein sequence MFSYSVAPVAAEAGFAMVGDRFLLVASSEIGDASARELWTLLSTGDTALEDVLSALAERGIELLPDFALVELVDARTSSVNVAVRGTAEAQLHGPERTTLAGPGIGTWVEGSAQHVAGIALTLGATSPTALLPLGRGVVRSDRLQWGTVPPERPAPADRAGVVPDWAADLEDDAAQSTTVFDREELAALVSAAVGARPDRARAAARPDAPRRLVLAMDGGRVLELDLPVVFGRAPDPGAHPGARLVPLSSPRREISGTHIEVVLDGDHLLVRDLDSTNGTVVRHADGSAMLLRGGATARLAEGAVLDIGDGNVARFHAAP encoded by the coding sequence GTGTTCAGCTACAGTGTGGCGCCGGTGGCGGCCGAGGCCGGGTTCGCCATGGTCGGCGATCGTTTTCTGCTCGTGGCGTCGTCGGAGATCGGGGACGCGTCCGCCCGGGAGCTGTGGACGCTGCTGTCCACCGGCGACACGGCGCTCGAAGATGTGCTGTCCGCGCTCGCCGAGCGCGGCATCGAGCTGCTCCCCGATTTCGCGCTCGTCGAGCTGGTCGACGCGCGGACGAGCTCGGTCAATGTCGCGGTGCGCGGCACCGCCGAGGCCCAGCTGCACGGACCGGAGCGTACGACGCTCGCGGGACCGGGCATCGGCACGTGGGTCGAGGGGTCCGCCCAGCACGTGGCGGGGATCGCGCTGACCCTGGGAGCGACATCGCCGACGGCGCTGCTGCCGCTCGGGCGGGGGGTCGTGAGATCCGACCGCCTGCAGTGGGGCACGGTGCCGCCAGAGCGCCCCGCCCCCGCCGACCGTGCTGGTGTCGTCCCGGACTGGGCCGCAGACCTGGAGGACGACGCCGCACAGTCGACGACCGTGTTCGACCGCGAAGAACTGGCAGCGCTCGTCTCGGCGGCCGTGGGTGCACGTCCCGACCGCGCGCGTGCTGCCGCCCGGCCGGACGCCCCGCGCCGGCTCGTGCTCGCCATGGACGGCGGACGGGTGCTCGAGCTCGATCTTCCGGTGGTGTTCGGACGGGCCCCCGATCCGGGGGCGCACCCCGGGGCGAGGCTCGTGCCCTTGTCGTCCCCGCGGCGCGAGATATCGGGAACGCACATCGAGGTGGTGCTCGACGGCGACCACCTGCTGGTGCGTGATCTGGACTCCACGAACGGCACCGTGGTGCGCCACGCGGACGGCTCGGCGATGCTGCTGCGCGGCGGCGCGACGGCGCGTCTGGCCGAGGGAGCAGTGCTGGACATCGGCGACGGCAACGTCGCCCGCTTCCACGCCGCGCCGTAG
- a CDS encoding extracellular solute-binding protein → MRKMGMSIVAIASTAVLLAGCSGGGDTANESEGTEGSGAVLTVWTDENREPAIEAAAAAFEEETGAKIELVQKNFEDIRADFIAQVPTGEGPDITIGAHDWLGALVAAGVVDTVDLGDKASSFEQVAIDAMTYEGQLYALPYSLETIALVQNTDMVGEEAPATWDDMVAAAQAAGAERPIVINTAGQTGDAYTMYGFQTSFGAPVFEQDDTGSYTAQVGMGGAPGEAFATWLGANGANGTGIISTTIDYDTNNELFASGQAAYTVQGPWAIEALTADGVNVTVNPIPSAGGETAAPFVGVQGFYLSSQSENALLAQEFLTNYLATPEAQKALYEADPRIPAWSELAEEVSSDPIIGGFVASSQNGVPMPSIPEMGSVWDLWNAAQVQIIGGADPVSTWNQMVADVEAAIG, encoded by the coding sequence ATGCGCAAGATGGGAATGAGCATCGTCGCAATCGCGTCGACTGCCGTCCTGCTCGCCGGCTGCTCGGGCGGCGGCGACACCGCCAACGAGTCGGAGGGCACCGAAGGTTCGGGCGCTGTCCTGACCGTCTGGACCGACGAGAACCGCGAGCCCGCCATCGAAGCAGCCGCTGCGGCCTTCGAGGAGGAGACCGGCGCCAAGATCGAGCTCGTCCAGAAGAACTTCGAGGACATCCGCGCCGACTTCATCGCACAGGTGCCGACCGGCGAGGGCCCCGACATCACGATCGGCGCGCACGACTGGCTCGGCGCGCTTGTCGCCGCCGGCGTCGTGGACACGGTGGACCTCGGCGACAAGGCGAGCTCCTTCGAGCAGGTCGCGATCGACGCGATGACGTACGAGGGCCAGCTGTACGCCCTGCCCTACTCGCTCGAGACGATCGCGCTCGTCCAGAACACCGACATGGTCGGCGAAGAGGCTCCGGCCACGTGGGACGACATGGTCGCCGCCGCGCAGGCTGCCGGCGCGGAGCGTCCGATCGTCATCAACACCGCCGGCCAGACCGGTGACGCCTACACGATGTACGGCTTCCAGACCTCGTTCGGCGCCCCCGTCTTCGAGCAGGACGACACCGGCTCGTACACGGCCCAGGTCGGCATGGGCGGCGCGCCCGGTGAGGCGTTCGCCACGTGGCTCGGCGCCAACGGCGCCAACGGCACCGGCATCATCTCCACCACGATCGACTACGACACCAACAACGAGCTGTTCGCGTCCGGCCAGGCTGCGTACACCGTTCAGGGCCCGTGGGCGATCGAGGCGCTGACCGCCGATGGCGTCAACGTCACGGTCAACCCGATCCCGTCCGCCGGTGGCGAGACCGCCGCGCCGTTCGTGGGCGTGCAGGGCTTCTACCTGAGCTCGCAGAGCGAGAACGCGCTGCTGGCCCAGGAGTTCCTGACGAACTACCTCGCCACCCCCGAGGCGCAGAAGGCCCTGTACGAGGCCGACCCGCGCATCCCGGCGTGGAGCGAGCTGGCCGAGGAGGTCTCGAGCGACCCGATCATCGGTGGTTTCGTCGCCTCGTCGCAGAACGGCGTCCCCATGCCGTCCATCCCCGAGATGGGTTCGGTCTGGGACCTGTGGAACGCCGCGCAGGTTCAGATCATCGGTGGCGCCGACCCCGTGTCGACGTGGAACCAGATGGTCGCTGACGTCGAAGCAGCCATCGGCTGA
- a CDS encoding beta-galactosidase, with protein MTSTPRWPDIDGIAYGGDYSPEQWSPETWREDVALMREAGVNLVSIGIFSWALLETSEGVFDFSWLDEVVELLHANGIRIDMGTPTASPPAWFFAEHPDARVITRDGVVMGFGARGMASHSAPAYRTAAVRIATELAKRYGGHPAVVLWHVHNEFGVPVGEDYSPHAVREWRLWLQQRYGSLDGLNKAWGTAFWGQHYTDWEHVGAPAAAPSVVNPAQRLDYARFTDHQLRACFIAERDAIRAHSDRPITTNFMANQHNGCDLWAWAREVDIVSDDHYLWAADEEGEIGLAIAADLTRSVGGGAPWILMEHSTSAVNWQPRNIAKRPGEMARNSLSHFGRGADGILFFQWRASRSGAEKFHSAMLPHAGTGSRVWREVVDLGGKLGRLGEVRGSRVHADVAILWDFESFWAQDLEWRPSEDVSHDERIRAYYERLWRDGITVDFALPGQDLSGYKLVIAPAQYMLSQADADNLNRYVERGGTLVVSFFSAVVDEHDAVHAGGFGAPLQPALGVRVEEHLPLREGATAAIDWDGTRLSADVWQEDLVLAGAEVRATYLEGPAAGEPAITRHHHGSGTGWYVSTRPDAEGLDAIMKAVYADAGIRPTDLPVGVEAIRRRRDEVEYLVAINHGANSAALPADGVDLLTGAEVKGMLELAAGGVAVIRSEEQHTPH; from the coding sequence GGTCGTCGAGCTGCTGCACGCCAACGGCATCCGCATCGACATGGGCACGCCCACCGCGTCGCCGCCGGCGTGGTTCTTCGCCGAGCACCCCGACGCCCGCGTCATCACCCGCGACGGTGTCGTCATGGGCTTCGGCGCCCGCGGCATGGCCTCGCACTCGGCGCCCGCCTACCGCACGGCGGCCGTGCGCATCGCCACCGAGCTCGCCAAGCGCTACGGCGGGCACCCCGCGGTGGTGCTCTGGCACGTGCACAACGAGTTCGGCGTGCCGGTGGGCGAGGACTACTCCCCCCACGCGGTGCGTGAATGGCGCCTGTGGCTGCAGCAGCGCTACGGCTCGCTCGACGGGCTCAACAAGGCATGGGGCACGGCCTTCTGGGGCCAGCACTACACCGACTGGGAGCACGTCGGCGCGCCGGCAGCCGCCCCGTCGGTCGTCAACCCCGCGCAGCGCCTGGACTACGCCCGCTTCACCGACCACCAGCTGCGCGCCTGCTTCATCGCCGAGCGCGACGCGATCCGCGCGCACAGCGACCGCCCCATCACCACGAACTTCATGGCCAACCAGCACAACGGCTGCGACCTGTGGGCGTGGGCGCGCGAAGTCGACATCGTCTCGGACGACCACTACCTGTGGGCGGCAGACGAAGAGGGCGAGATCGGCCTGGCCATCGCCGCCGACCTCACCCGTTCGGTGGGCGGCGGCGCGCCGTGGATCCTGATGGAGCACTCCACGTCGGCGGTCAACTGGCAGCCCCGCAACATCGCCAAGCGCCCGGGCGAGATGGCCCGCAACTCGCTGTCGCACTTCGGTCGGGGCGCCGACGGCATCCTCTTCTTCCAGTGGCGCGCCTCGCGCTCCGGCGCCGAGAAGTTCCACTCCGCGATGCTTCCGCACGCCGGCACCGGCTCCCGGGTGTGGCGTGAGGTCGTCGACCTCGGCGGCAAGCTCGGGCGTCTCGGCGAGGTGCGCGGCTCCCGCGTGCACGCCGACGTCGCGATCCTGTGGGACTTCGAGTCCTTCTGGGCCCAGGACCTCGAGTGGCGTCCGTCCGAGGACGTCAGCCACGACGAGCGCATCCGCGCGTACTACGAGCGGCTGTGGCGCGACGGCATCACGGTGGACTTCGCCCTGCCCGGGCAGGACCTCTCCGGCTACAAGCTCGTCATCGCCCCGGCCCAGTACATGCTGAGCCAGGCCGACGCCGACAACCTCAACCGCTACGTCGAGCGCGGCGGGACCCTCGTGGTCTCGTTCTTCTCCGCCGTCGTCGACGAGCACGACGCGGTGCACGCCGGCGGATTCGGCGCCCCGCTGCAGCCCGCCCTGGGCGTGCGCGTCGAGGAGCACCTGCCGCTGCGCGAGGGTGCGACGGCCGCGATCGACTGGGACGGCACACGTCTGAGCGCCGACGTCTGGCAGGAAGACCTGGTGCTCGCAGGAGCCGAGGTCCGCGCGACGTACCTCGAGGGACCCGCCGCCGGCGAACCGGCCATCACCCGCCACCACCACGGCAGCGGGACCGGCTGGTACGTCAGCACCCGCCCGGATGCCGAGGGACTGGATGCCATCATGAAGGCGGTCTACGCCGACGCCGGCATCCGCCCCACCGACCTGCCCGTCGGGGTCGAGGCCATCCGTCGCCGTCGCGACGAGGTGGAATACCTCGTCGCGATCAACCACGGCGCGAACAGCGCCGCGCTCCCCGCCGATGGCGTCGACCTCCTGACGGGGGCCGAGGTCAAGGGCATGCTTGAACTTGCGGCCGGCGGCGTAGCCGTCATCCGCTCGGAGGAACAGCACACTCCGCACTGA
- a CDS encoding phospholipid carrier-dependent glycosyltransferase gives MTAETLLPEAPSWYDRLAARVRADPRLERRLGWIVPLVITVIAGILRLWNLGHPHAIVFDETYYVKDAWSQWNLGYAATWPEEADAAFAAGDTDAFTDIGSFVVHPPLGKWIIGAGMALFGPDSSFGWRVGVALAGTAAVLVLYFVARALTGSLAFAAVASGLMAVDGLAISMSRVALLDTPLMLFVLVAFWFALLDRAGHLDRLAAAVTARSHAGEPPVWGPVLWNRPWLVAAGVAAGAAAAVKWSGVWVLAAIGLYAVVTDALARRRLGIWQWPTDAVRQGAASFVLLVPVAAAVYLASWTGWLVTEGGYGRQSADTSPAGGVWAWVPAALQSLWRYHEAIYASAAGMDSPHSYASPAWQWPLLLRPTSMYAARTADGDAGCDAANGCMDIIYSMPNPLVWWAAAAAAVYLVYRFIVRRSWRDAFVLTAIASTWVPWLFYPERTVFQFYTVVILPFSLLALTFALQDIAAPHSADPVRRRAGQRVVIVFLTIALLVSAFWYPLVSAVTVPYDFWRAHNWLPGWI, from the coding sequence GTGACCGCCGAGACGCTGCTTCCCGAGGCGCCGTCGTGGTACGACCGCCTGGCGGCCCGCGTGCGCGCCGACCCTCGGCTCGAGCGCCGCCTGGGCTGGATCGTCCCGCTGGTGATCACGGTGATCGCCGGCATCCTGCGGCTGTGGAACCTGGGGCACCCCCACGCCATCGTCTTCGACGAGACGTATTACGTGAAGGATGCCTGGAGCCAGTGGAACCTCGGCTACGCCGCCACCTGGCCCGAGGAGGCGGATGCCGCCTTCGCCGCCGGCGACACCGACGCGTTCACCGACATCGGCAGCTTCGTGGTGCACCCGCCGCTGGGAAAGTGGATCATCGGGGCCGGCATGGCGCTGTTCGGACCGGACTCGTCGTTCGGCTGGCGCGTGGGCGTCGCGCTCGCGGGCACCGCCGCGGTGCTGGTGCTGTACTTCGTCGCCCGTGCCCTCACCGGCTCGCTCGCCTTCGCCGCGGTCGCCTCGGGCCTCATGGCGGTCGACGGGCTCGCGATCTCGATGAGCCGCGTCGCCCTGCTGGACACGCCGCTCATGCTCTTCGTGCTGGTGGCATTCTGGTTCGCGCTGCTGGACCGAGCCGGACACCTGGATCGCCTCGCCGCCGCCGTGACGGCTCGGAGTCACGCGGGCGAGCCACCGGTGTGGGGTCCGGTGCTGTGGAACCGCCCGTGGCTGGTCGCCGCAGGGGTCGCCGCCGGTGCGGCGGCGGCGGTGAAGTGGTCGGGCGTGTGGGTGCTCGCAGCCATCGGGCTCTACGCCGTCGTCACCGACGCGCTCGCCCGTCGCCGCCTCGGTATCTGGCAGTGGCCGACCGATGCCGTCCGCCAGGGCGCCGCCTCGTTCGTGCTGCTCGTTCCCGTGGCGGCCGCGGTGTATCTGGCCTCGTGGACGGGGTGGCTCGTCACCGAGGGCGGCTACGGGCGCCAGAGCGCCGACACCTCGCCGGCGGGCGGTGTGTGGGCCTGGGTGCCCGCGGCGCTGCAGAGCCTGTGGCGCTATCACGAGGCCATCTACGCGTCGGCGGCGGGCATGGACTCGCCTCACAGCTACGCCAGTCCCGCCTGGCAGTGGCCGCTGCTGCTGCGCCCCACCTCGATGTACGCCGCCCGCACCGCAGACGGCGACGCGGGCTGCGACGCGGCCAACGGCTGCATGGACATCATCTACAGCATGCCGAACCCGCTCGTGTGGTGGGCGGCCGCGGCGGCGGCCGTCTACCTCGTGTACCGGTTCATCGTGCGGCGGTCATGGCGGGATGCGTTCGTGCTGACGGCCATCGCCTCGACATGGGTGCCGTGGCTGTTCTACCCCGAGCGCACGGTCTTCCAGTTCTACACGGTGGTCATCCTGCCGTTCTCACTGCTCGCGCTCACTTTCGCTCTGCAGGACATCGCGGCGCCGCACAGCGCCGACCCGGTGCGACGTCGTGCGGGGCAGCGCGTCGTGATCGTCTTCCTCACCATCGCATTGCTCGTCTCGGCCTTCTGGTACCCGCTGGTGTCGGCCGTCACCGTGCCGTACGACTTCTGGCGCGCACACAACTGGCTGCCCGGCTGGATCTGA
- a CDS encoding ABC transporter permease subunit — MSVPQEKAAAPAPQTSSPSLTPRGESHARSWRGIGWGFVVKLLLMAVVNAFGIMAAISAVRAESWLILSVSILLLIIANVVYFTKRALPLKYLVPGLIFLLVFQVFIFAYTAYIAFTNYGSGHIGTQEQAVNAALIQGERRIDDSPTFPLTVIERGGEYGFAIVDDGDVYAGDSDEPLSEVDDAVIGAAGSATEVPGWNVVPRADLLTDQTLQQTVQSLRVPVSDDPNDGSIRTREGTTGAIYESTLVWDENAETITDTTTGTVYSADDRGSFVAEDGTALTTGWYVNVGFDNFVRLFTEPRLVEPLLMVAGWTFAFAILSVVLSFGVGLLFAIIFNDPRVRARKWLRTLFILPYAFPAFMSALLFRGMFNAEFGVINDLFFFGAEINWLGDPWLARIAVLWVNLWLSYPYWFLVCTGALQALPADTLEAAALDGAGRFRQFRSIILPLLLVSTAPLLISSFAFSFNNFTIIYMFNNGGPAIPGAPYALGATDILISAIYDIAGISGGVADYGLASALSIIIFIIVGAISAVAFRQTRKLEEYQ; from the coding sequence ATGTCGGTACCGCAGGAAAAAGCCGCAGCGCCCGCGCCGCAGACGTCCTCACCCTCACTCACCCCCCGTGGCGAGTCGCACGCGCGCAGCTGGCGCGGCATCGGATGGGGCTTCGTCGTCAAATTGCTGCTGATGGCGGTGGTCAACGCCTTCGGCATCATGGCGGCCATCAGCGCGGTGCGCGCGGAGTCGTGGCTGATCCTGTCGGTCTCGATCCTGCTGCTGATCATCGCCAACGTCGTCTACTTCACCAAGCGCGCTCTGCCGCTGAAATACCTGGTGCCGGGCCTGATCTTCCTGCTGGTCTTCCAGGTGTTCATCTTCGCGTACACCGCCTACATCGCCTTCACCAATTACGGCAGCGGCCACATCGGCACGCAGGAGCAGGCTGTCAACGCCGCTCTCATCCAGGGCGAGCGACGCATCGACGACTCGCCCACCTTCCCGCTGACCGTCATCGAGCGCGGCGGTGAGTACGGCTTCGCCATCGTCGACGACGGCGACGTGTACGCCGGCGACAGCGACGAACCCCTGAGCGAGGTCGACGACGCCGTCATCGGCGCAGCGGGCTCCGCCACCGAGGTCCCCGGCTGGAACGTCGTGCCGCGCGCGGACCTGCTCACCGACCAGACCCTGCAGCAGACCGTGCAGAGCCTGCGCGTGCCCGTCTCGGACGACCCGAACGACGGGTCCATCCGCACCCGAGAGGGTACGACCGGCGCGATCTACGAATCCACGCTGGTGTGGGACGAGAACGCCGAGACGATCACCGACACGACGACGGGCACGGTGTACAGCGCGGACGACCGCGGCAGCTTCGTCGCTGAGGACGGCACCGCGCTCACCACCGGGTGGTACGTCAACGTCGGCTTCGACAACTTCGTGCGGCTGTTCACCGAGCCCCGGCTCGTGGAGCCCCTGCTGATGGTGGCCGGATGGACCTTCGCGTTCGCGATCCTGTCGGTGGTCCTCAGCTTCGGCGTCGGACTGCTCTTCGCCATCATCTTCAACGATCCGCGCGTGCGGGCGCGCAAGTGGCTGCGGACGCTGTTCATCCTCCCGTACGCCTTCCCCGCCTTCATGTCCGCGCTGCTGTTCCGAGGCATGTTCAACGCCGAGTTCGGCGTGATCAACGACCTCTTCTTCTTCGGCGCCGAGATCAACTGGCTGGGTGACCCCTGGCTCGCGCGGATCGCCGTGCTGTGGGTGAACCTGTGGCTCAGCTACCCGTACTGGTTCCTCGTGTGCACGGGCGCGCTGCAGGCGCTGCCGGCGGACACCCTCGAGGCGGCGGCGCTGGACGGTGCCGGGCGGTTCCGCCAGTTCCGCTCGATCATCCTGCCGCTGCTGCTGGTGTCGACCGCTCCGCTGCTGATCTCGTCCTTCGCGTTCAGCTTCAACAACTTCACCATCATCTACATGTTCAACAACGGCGGGCCGGCCATACCCGGGGCGCCGTATGCGCTGGGTGCCACCGACATCCTCATCTCGGCGATCTATGACATCGCCGGAATCTCGGGCGGTGTGGCCGACTACGGCCTGGCCAGCGCCCTGTCGATCATCATCTTCATCATCGTCGGAGCGATTTCCGCCGTCGCCTTCCGACAGACCCGCAAGCTCGAGGAGTACCAGTGA
- the rsmI gene encoding 16S rRNA (cytidine(1402)-2'-O)-methyltransferase, which yields MIILAATPIGNLGDASRRLIEALETAQVVAAEDTRTTQRLLAALGVANRPRLIALHDHNEKARAGELVALAREQDLLVLSDAGMPTVSDPGYGLVAAAAAAGVTVTAIPGPSAVLTALAVAGLPTDRFTFEGFPPRKAGERASTFGALAREPRTMVFFEAPSRLATTLAAMAVAFGDDRPAAVCRELTKMHEEIVRGGLAELAAWAEGGVRGEIVVVVGGAPARASDPDDALAHVQELVRDGVRLKDAAGQVAAASGLSSRELYQAALAARSAGR from the coding sequence ATGATCATCCTTGCGGCCACCCCGATCGGCAATCTGGGCGACGCGTCCAGGCGTCTGATCGAAGCACTCGAGACCGCTCAGGTGGTCGCCGCGGAGGACACCCGCACCACCCAGCGCCTGCTGGCGGCGCTCGGTGTCGCCAACCGTCCCCGCCTCATCGCGCTGCACGACCACAACGAGAAGGCACGTGCGGGTGAGCTCGTCGCCCTCGCGCGCGAGCAGGATCTGCTCGTGCTCAGCGATGCCGGCATGCCGACCGTCAGCGACCCCGGCTACGGGCTGGTCGCGGCCGCCGCTGCGGCGGGCGTGACGGTCACCGCGATCCCCGGGCCCAGCGCCGTGCTGACGGCGCTGGCGGTGGCCGGCCTTCCGACCGACCGCTTCACCTTCGAGGGCTTCCCGCCGCGCAAGGCGGGGGAGCGGGCGTCGACGTTCGGCGCGCTGGCACGCGAGCCGCGCACCATGGTGTTCTTCGAGGCGCCGTCGCGGCTGGCGACCACGCTTGCCGCGATGGCCGTGGCTTTCGGCGACGACCGGCCGGCGGCGGTCTGCCGCGAGCTGACGAAGATGCACGAGGAGATCGTGCGCGGCGGACTGGCTGAACTGGCCGCATGGGCCGAGGGCGGCGTCCGCGGCGAGATCGTCGTGGTCGTCGGCGGGGCGCCGGCTCGCGCGTCCGATCCCGACGACGCACTCGCCCACGTGCAGGAACTCGTCCGTGACGGCGTGAGACTGAAGGATGCCGCGGGCCAGGTGGCCGCGGCATCCGGTCTGTCCTCGCGCGAGCTGTACCAGGCGGCTCTCGCCGCCCGGTCAGCCGGCCGCTGA